Proteins co-encoded in one Apteryx mantelli isolate bAptMan1 chromosome 4, bAptMan1.hap1, whole genome shotgun sequence genomic window:
- the LOC136991908 gene encoding olfactory receptor 4S2-like — protein sequence MENVSCVKEFILLGLSKNQGVQKICFVVFLFFYIVTVAGNLLIVVTVISSQRLNSPMYFFLCHLSIADICLSSVTAPKMIADFLVEKKTISFGGCMAQLFGVHFFGGAEVFILTVMAYDRYFAICRPLHYTTLMTRRVCGWMVMGSWVGGFVHSLVQTLVTVSLPFCGPNKIDLYFCDVHPLLQLACADTYVAGIIVVANGGMISLVSFIILVTSYIVILFSLKRRTSEGRYKALSTCGSHITVVILFFGPCTFIYIRPSSNLSEEKRLAVFYNVITPMLNPLIYTLRNEEVKSAMRKLWNRKVWS from the coding sequence atggagaatgtaagctgtgtgaaggaattcattcttctgggcctttcaaagaaccaaggggtgcagaaaatatgttttgtggtgtttttgttcttctatattgttactgtggcaggaaatctgctcatcgttgtcactgtaattagcagtcaacgtctgaactcccccatgtatttctttctctgccacctgtccattgcagatatttgcctctcttctgtcacagctcccaaaatgattgctgacttccttgttgagaagaaaaccatttcctttgggggttgcatggcacagcttttTGGCGTACAtttcttcggcggcgctgaggtcttcatcctcacagtgatggcctatgatcgctactttgccatatgcagacccctgcactacaccaccctcatgaccaggcgtgtgtgtggctggatggtgatgggttcatgggtggggggctttgtgcactccctggtgcagaccctcgtaaccgttagcctccctttttgcggtcccaacaaaattgacctctacttctgtgatgtccatcccctactacaactggcctgtgccgacacctatgttgcgggcatcattgtcgttgccaatggtggaatgatttctttggtctctttcatcatcctggtcacgtcctacattgtcattttgttttccttgaagaggcgaacatccgaagggcggtacaaagccctctccacctgtgggtcccacattactgtggtgattctcttctttgggccatgcacattcatctacatacgcccatccagcaatctctcggaggagaagaggttagctgtgttttacaatgtcatcacgcccatgctgaacccactcatctacacgctgagaaatgaggaggtgaaaagtgccatgagaaaactgtggaatagaaaagtctggagt